The sequence CCAACGAAAGCACTTTCGACTGATTATGGTTTTTACCCAAGTCATGAATCAATTGATTTTTATCATCGCTATAAAGAAGACATTAAATTAATGGCAGAAATGGGCTTCAAATGTTTCCGTATGTCCATCAGCTGGCCACGTATTTTCCCAAATGGTGACGAAACGACACCAAATGAAAAAGGATTAGCATTTTATGACAAAGTTTTTGATGAATGTCATAAATACGGCATCGAGCCAGTAGTTACAATCAACCATTTCGATACTCCACTAGAAGTTTTCAAAAAATATGGTGGTTGGAAAAACCGTAAATGTATCGATTTTTATTTGAATTTCTGTGAAGCTATTTTCACGCGTTACAAAGATAAAGTGAAATATTGGATGACATTTAACGAAATTAACATGATTCTTCACATTCCATTCTTTGGTGGCGGCATGGATGTTACGAATGAAGAAAATCCTGAAGAAGTGAAATATCAAGCGGCTCATCACCAATTAGTTGCATCTGCTTTAGCGACAAAACTTGGTCATGAAATCAACCCTGAAAACCAAATCGGTTGTATGCTTGCAGCTGGGAACACATACCCGATGACATGTAACCCAGAAGATATTTGGAAATCCATTCAAGCGGACCGTGAAGGCTACTTCTTCATTGACGTTCAAGCGCGCGGATACTACCCAAGCTACACTAAACGTTTCTTCAAAGAACACAACATCAACATCAAAATGGAAGATGGCGACTTAGACGCATTACGCGATCACACAGTTGATTACGTGGCATTCAGCTACTATTCTTCTCGTCTAACAAGCGCAGATCCAGAGAAAAACAAAGAAACAGAAGGTAACGTTTTCGCAACACTAAAAAACCCATACCTAAAAGCAAGCGAATGGGGTTGGCAAATTGATCCACTAGGTCTACGTATTACGATGAATACAATTTACGACCGTTACCAAAAACCACTTTTCATCGTTGAAAATGGCTTAGGTGCAGTGGATACTGTGGAAGAAGATGGCTCAATCAATGATGATTACAGAATTGACTATATGCGTGAACACGTTCGCGAAATGGGCGAAGCAATCGAGGACGGCGTGGAACTTCTTGGTTATACACCATGGGGCTGCATCGACCTTGTCAGCGCTGGCTCTGGCGAAATGAAAAAACGCTACGGCTTCATCTACGTTGACCGCGATAACAAAGGCAACGGAACTCTAAACCGCTCGAAGAAAAAATCATTCGACTGGTACAAAAAAGTAATTGAAACAAATGGTAAAGATATCGACTAGGATATAGTAAACCCCCACTTTCATCATCGAAAGTGGGGGTTTGTTTTATTGTTTTTTTGAGTTTTCTTCTTGTTGGATTTCGGAAACAGTTTTTATATTTTCTTCGTTTTCATTTTTCAAAAATTGTTCATCGACTTCTTTCGCGGAATTTACGATTTCTACTCCAGCTGAATCAAAGAGTCCAGCATCAATCCATAAATCTTTATCCCCATTTAGATAACCTTTAATGTGAACTACACCAGTTGGATTTTCCTGTAAACTAGTTAAAGTAATTTCATTAATCCCATTGTAATTATAATCGAAAAACGCTTTAATTCTTGGTTTTTGTTGAGTGAATATCTTGTTAGTATTTTGAATTTCATATTTTTTCCAGAAGAAAAATCCGCAAAATGAACATAGTACTATGATTAAAATAGAGGTGAGAATAATAGATTGTTTTTTCAAAGGTCGTCACCTCAAGGTTTTTTGTTTTTTTCTTGTTGCTGAATTTCAGTTACAGACTTATCAATCTCATATTTGCTCCATTCACCAACTTGTTTTGGTATACTAATACTTCTTTCAAAGTGATCTTCGAATATAGATGCACTGAAAGCAAGCTCTTTATTATCATTGATATACCCTTCAATATAAGGAATTCCCATAGGTGAAACTTTAACATGGGTAAAAGTTACTTTATTAACATTGTTATAGTTAAATTTTAAAAATTGTTCAATTCTAGGAGACTCTTCTTTTAGGAATGCCTCTCTTTCCACATTTTCTTGATGTTTTTTCAAAATTATGTATCCT comes from Listeria monocytogenes and encodes:
- a CDS encoding 6-phospho-beta-glucosidase, which translates into the protein MTESKFPKGFLWGGAVAANQCEGAYLEDGKGLSLVDIVPTVEDGRWDALFNPTKALSTDYGFYPSHESIDFYHRYKEDIKLMAEMGFKCFRMSISWPRIFPNGDETTPNEKGLAFYDKVFDECHKYGIEPVVTINHFDTPLEVFKKYGGWKNRKCIDFYLNFCEAIFTRYKDKVKYWMTFNEINMILHIPFFGGGMDVTNEENPEEVKYQAAHHQLVASALATKLGHEINPENQIGCMLAAGNTYPMTCNPEDIWKSIQADREGYFFIDVQARGYYPSYTKRFFKEHNINIKMEDGDLDALRDHTVDYVAFSYYSSRLTSADPEKNKETEGNVFATLKNPYLKASEWGWQIDPLGLRITMNTIYDRYQKPLFIVENGLGAVDTVEEDGSINDDYRIDYMREHVREMGEAIEDGVELLGYTPWGCIDLVSAGSGEMKKRYGFIYVDRDNKGNGTLNRSKKKSFDWYKKVIETNGKDID
- a CDS encoding DUF1433 domain-containing protein, whose amino-acid sequence is MKKQSIILTSILIIVLCSFCGFFFWKKYEIQNTNKIFTQQKPRIKAFFDYNYNGINEITLTSLQENPTGVVHIKGYLNGDKDLWIDAGLFDSAGVEIVNSAKEVDEQFLKNENEENIKTVSEIQQEENSKKQ
- a CDS encoding DUF1433 domain-containing protein — translated: MKKHQENVEREAFLKEESPRIEQFLKFNYNNVNKVTFTHVKVSPMGIPYIEGYINDNKELAFSASIFEDHFERSISIPKQVGEWSKYEIDKSVTEIQQQEKNKKP